CCGCCTTTTGCAGAGGCATACCCGCTGGTATTACCCTGCCCGGTAAGCGCCGTTTTAGAGCTGATATTGACGATGGCTCCTTGCGTCGCCCGCAGAGCGTCCAGGCACAGGTGTGCCATCAGATAGTAATGGATCAGGTTTTTCTCCAGGGAGCGTACAAAGGCTTCTCTGCCCGCCTCAAGCCCCACGCTGTCATTTACGCCGGCGTTGTTAACCAGGCCGTCAATACGGCCAAACTGCTGCTTCACCTGCTCCACCGCCTGAACACAGCTGGCTTCGTCCTGCAACTCTGCCAGTACAAAAAGGGTGGCAGGCTGTGACTGTTTAAGCTGCTCCATTAACTCTGCTGAAGGTTCGCTGTTGCTGATAATCACTGGAATGGCGCCCTCCTCCGCCAGCGTCAGGGAAATAGCCGCACCGATACCTGAGCCGCCACCGGTGACAATCACCACTTTGTTTTGCAGATGCAGATTCATGCTTCAACGTCCTCTATTCGGTAAATCCGGCAGGCATTGCCACCGGAGATGGCTTGCTGCTCGCTCACAGACAGACTGGAAATAGCCCGCTGAACCCCCTGCCAGGCATCCTCATACTCGCCCGCCAGCAAACACACTGGCCAGTCCGACCCCGCCATAAGCCTGTCG
This genomic window from Erwinia sp. E_sp_B01_1 contains:
- a CDS encoding SDR family oxidoreductase, whose translation is MNLHLQNKVVIVTGGGSGIGAAISLTLAEEGAIPVIISNSEPSAELMEQLKQSQPATLFVLAELQDEASCVQAVEQVKQQFGRIDGLVNNAGVNDSVGLEAGREAFVRSLEKNLIHYYLMAHLCLDALRATQGAIVNISSKTALTGQGNTSGYASAKGGVLALTREWAASLLKDGIRVNAVIPAEVMTPLYERWIKSFSQPDEKLQQITRHIPLGQRMTTPQEIADTAVFLLSTRASHTTGQWLSVDGGYSHLDRALT